In the Streptomyces sp. WMMC940 genome, GCGGCTTCGGCGGGGCGGAGGGCCTCGCCGCCTGGCTGCGCGAGCACCAGGTGGACGTGCTCATCGACGCCACCCATCCTTTCGCCGGGACGATCAGTTTCAACGCGGCGCACGCCGCGGACCAGGCCCATGTTCCCCTGCTCGCGCTGAGGCGGCCCGGGTGGGTCCCGGTGGCGGGCGACGACTGGCATCCGGTCGACTCCCTCTCGCAGGCGGCCGAGAGGCTGCCCTCCCTGGGGCGCCGGGTCTTCCTGACGACGGGCCGCATGGGTCTGGCGTCCTTCGCGCACCTGGACGACCTGTGGTTCCTGGTCCGCTCCGTCGACCCGCCCGAGCAGCCGCATCCCGCGCGGATGCGGGTGCTCCTCGACCGCGGCCCCTTCACCCTCGAGGGCGAACGGGCGCTGCTCGCCGACCACGCCGTCGACGTCCTGGTGACCAAGGACAGCGGCGCCGCCGCGACCTCGCCCAAGCTCACCGCGGCCCGCGAGGCGGGCCTCCCGGTCGTCGTGGTCCGCCGGCCGGCCGTGCCCGAGGACGTCCCCGCGGCGACGGGGGTGGCGGAGGCGCTGGCGTGGGTGACGGCACTGGGGCCGCTGCCGGGGTAGGCGGGCCGGTGTGCCGTCAGCAGACGTGCCGGTCCCGCGCCGGGTCGTACAGGTGGCTGTCACGGAACTGGGAGGCTGCCAGGGTGCGGCCCACCAGGATGACCGCCGTCTTCGTGACGCCCGCCTCCTTCGTCAGCCCGGCGATCTCGTCGAGCGTGCCCCGGAGGACCAGCTCGTCCGGGCGGCTGGCCATGGCCACCACCGCGGCGGGGCAGTCGGGTCCGTAGTGCGGCAGCAGTTCGTCGACCAGGCGGTCGACGTAGCGGGCGGCGAGGTGCAGGACGAGCAGTGCGCCGCTGCGGCCCAGGGTGGCCAGGTCCTCTCCGTCGGGCATGGGGGTCGCCTGCTGGGCGACGCGGGTCAGGATGACCGTCTGGCCGACCGTCGGTACGGTCAGCTCCCGCTTCAGCGCGGCCGCCGCGGCCGCGAACGCCGGAACGCCGGGAACGACCTCGTACGGAATGCCCGCCGCGTCGAGCCGCCGCATCTGCTCCGCCACCGCGCTGAACACGGACGGGTCGCCCGAGTGCAGCCGGGCCACGTCGTGCCCCTCCGCGTGGGCGCGGACGAACTCCTCGGTGATCGCGTCCAGATCGAGGTCCGCCGTGTCCACGAGGCGCGCGTCCGGCGGGCATTCGGCGAGGAGCTCGGCCGGGACGAGCGAGCCCGCGTAGAGGCAGACCCGGCACGAAGCCAGCGTCCGCGCGCCGCGCAGGGTGATCAGATCGGCCGCACCGGGTCCGGCGCCGATGAAGTAGACGGTCATGAGGATTCTCCCGCGGGGGATTTGGTGACGGACCATTGCGTGACGGGCATCGCCTGCCGCCAGCCGGTGAACCCGCCCACCGGTACGGCGTGCGCCACGGCGAGCCGCACCAGCTCGCCGCCGTGCCGACGGTAGCGCTCCGCCAGCAGCGCCTCCGACTCGAGCGTCACGGTGTTCGCGACCAGCCGTCCGCCCTCCGGCAGCGCGTCCCAGCAGGCGTCGAGCAGTCCCGGCGCGGTGAGCCCGCCGCCGATGAACACCGCGTCGGGGACGGGCAGTCCGGCCAGACCGTCCGGCGCCGCCGCCGTGACGACCCGCAGTCCGGGCACGCCGAGCCTCTCCGCGTTGCGCTCGATGCGCCGTGCCCGTTCCGCGTCCCGCTCGACGGTGACCGCCCGGCACGAGCGGTGCGTACGCATCCACTCGATCCCGATCGAGCCGGAGCCGCCGCCGACGTCCCACAGCAGTTCGCCCGGCGCGGGCGCGAGCGCGGCCAGCGTCGCGGCGCGCACATGGCGCTTGGTCAGCTGGCCGTCGTTCTCGTACGCCTCGTCGGGCAATCCGGGCACGGCGCCGAGCCGGGGCCCGCCGGGCTCGCGGACGCAGTCCACGGCGACGACGTTCAGGGGGTCGCCGGGCGGCCGGTCCCAGCCGGAGGCGGTACCGGCGACCAGGCGCTCCCGCCCGGAGCCGAGTTGCTCCAGCACCCGCAGCCGGCTGGGGCCGAAGCCCCTCGCGGCCAGCAGTTCGGCCACCTCCGCCGGAGTCGTGGCGCCGGCGCTCAGCACCAGCAGCCGCCGGCCGTGGTGGAGCGCGGCGCCGAGCCCCGCGACGGGCCTGCCGACCGTCGTGACCACCTCGGTCTCCTCGACCGGCCAGCCGAGGCGGGCACAGGCGTACGAGACGGAGGACGGGTGCGGCAGTACGCGAAGTGCGTCAGGGCCGGCGATCTCGGAGAGGGTGCGGCCGATGCCGTAGAACATGGGGTCGCCGCTCGCGAGGACGGCGAGGCGCCGGCCGGCGTGCTCGGCGAGAAGCGCGGGCACGGCGGGGCGCAGCGGCGACGGCCACGCCACGCGCTCGCCCGCGCATTCGTGGGCGGGCAGCAGGGCGAGCTGGCGTGCGCCGCCGACGAGCACGTCGGCGGCGCACAGCGCGGCGCGGGAGGTATCGGGCAGTCCGTCCCAGCCGTCGGCACCGATCCCGACGACGGACACGGCGGGGCGGGGGTCGGGCGTCACGGACGGGACTCTACTGTCCGCGCAGGTGGTCTCCGGTTCGCGGGGGGACGGGACACCGGTCACCGGCGCGCGGAGCCCCCAAGATCACGTAATACTGAAGTGGAGAACGAGCCCCTGGTCCCGGCCCCGCCACGCGCGCCTCATCGTCCGACTCGGCTCCGGGAGGC is a window encoding:
- the cobM gene encoding precorrin-4 C(11)-methyltransferase; translation: MTVYFIGAGPGAADLITLRGARTLASCRVCLYAGSLVPAELLAECPPDARLVDTADLDLDAITEEFVRAHAEGHDVARLHSGDPSVFSAVAEQMRRLDAAGIPYEVVPGVPAFAAAAAALKRELTVPTVGQTVILTRVAQQATPMPDGEDLATLGRSGALLVLHLAARYVDRLVDELLPHYGPDCPAAVVAMASRPDELVLRGTLDEIAGLTKEAGVTKTAVILVGRTLAASQFRDSHLYDPARDRHVC
- the cbiE gene encoding precorrin-6y C5,15-methyltransferase (decarboxylating) subunit CbiE produces the protein MTPDPRPAVSVVGIGADGWDGLPDTSRAALCAADVLVGGARQLALLPAHECAGERVAWPSPLRPAVPALLAEHAGRRLAVLASGDPMFYGIGRTLSEIAGPDALRVLPHPSSVSYACARLGWPVEETEVVTTVGRPVAGLGAALHHGRRLLVLSAGATTPAEVAELLAARGFGPSRLRVLEQLGSGRERLVAGTASGWDRPPGDPLNVVAVDCVREPGGPRLGAVPGLPDEAYENDGQLTKRHVRAATLAALAPAPGELLWDVGGGSGSIGIEWMRTHRSCRAVTVERDAERARRIERNAERLGVPGLRVVTAAAPDGLAGLPVPDAVFIGGGLTAPGLLDACWDALPEGGRLVANTVTLESEALLAERYRRHGGELVRLAVAHAVPVGGFTGWRQAMPVTQWSVTKSPAGESS
- a CDS encoding cobalt-precorrin-6A reductase, with protein sequence MHVLVLGGTTEARALAESLHARGERVTTSLAGRVAAPRLPRGEVRIGGFGGAEGLAAWLREHQVDVLIDATHPFAGTISFNAAHAADQAHVPLLALRRPGWVPVAGDDWHPVDSLSQAAERLPSLGRRVFLTTGRMGLASFAHLDDLWFLVRSVDPPEQPHPARMRVLLDRGPFTLEGERALLADHAVDVLVTKDSGAAATSPKLTAAREAGLPVVVVRRPAVPEDVPAATGVAEALAWVTALGPLPG